CTATGTTGATTTCAGTTAATTGTGCATTCAGAAAAGATAAAAGGAAGGGCAAAATCTTAATTCGTTCTTAGTGTGAATTCCCGGTTTATCAGTAGTTAacctttattttcatttttctgacgAAACAAAACCTAGACTTTCATTTAAAAAAGGcagaaaatatttcaaattgtataATTAACCAATCTCTTTTCCCCTAAGACAAAACCCCTTCTGCTATTATGGTTTCACCCTGTCTATACATGATTTGCTGTATACTATGCTATTCTCAGTTGTTAATACACTGTACCATGATCCTCTCATAACTgcaatttcagaaataaatcTTTGCTGGATGCCTCAGGGTTAAGAAATTTGGCAAGTAATACTCAACAACTTCCATATCGTGAGTATATGCCATCTGTCTGGCAGGTAATATTCATCAATAGTTGCTTGATGAATATTTGATATTTAAGTGTGCTATTATATCGTGAGTCAATCTTTAACCTGTATGATATTTGATATTTAAGTGTGCTATTATAGTTTTCGTGTACAGTTCATCTTAGCCGaacaaatattttgtttttcagttagttttttttttgttgcataTGCAGTGGACTTGTATGTTTAATCAGTACATCACCAATTCACACGAGTGGTTTAAGAAATAGTAGATTATAGCCAAACCTTTTTGTCGTTTTATAGCTATTTAACATGATTTAACGATGCATTTGAAATTGTGCTTGCATTTTATGGAGGATTCTTCAGTTATTAAGGAATTGTTTAGGGATTGCAGGGAATATTGGAATTACCACTGAGTAAATCAAGAACTCTAGTGTTTACAGAAgagaatttattttaatggtggtcatattttttctttactttgtCACTATCTGTTTATGAAACCCAGTTGACATGCTAGTTCGTGTGATAGCATGTTTGTACCCTAATCCGTTGGTTTTGCTTGTTGCAGTCCTTTGTTACACACAAGATACTTGTGCGAGCTTCAGgttaataattttctttttatggcAACATTTTTGGTTAAATTTGTTCTCTGTCATTGACTACGAATGTACATTTGTCCATCTCCTTCCAGATGATCATATGCCTATAAGACACTATGAAGAACATTCCGTCTATTTGTCAGAATGGTTGTTGCCTTCAATTAGTTTTCGAGACAAGTTTACCGTAAAAGATGTGAGAAAATTTTGTTACGTTTCTCATGATCTGAGAACTGTTTAAAAgaattgaataatttttgttgCACAATAAATTAATGGTGTAACCTGATTGTGCAGGCTGGTATCGTTATTGTCACGTGATCTGGAGACCGGAAGGAGTGGCCCTACCTATGCACAAAAAaatgaaggggaaaaaaagagcATAAACCATATATTGTATTAAAAAAGATGAGAATATGATAAGAGTAGACTAGTGTAGTAGTGTACATAAACAGAGTTACATTATAttgatatttgtttaattaaagcTTGTAAATGTtatttgaagaacaaacaCATTTTCCAGCACAATCAATCCGACACGAATCACGATGATACGTtgttatattttcatttcgaTTCGTTGAAACAAACATTTTACCTCGTTTACAACAACTACATATGGGGAgagggaaaaggaaaagaaaagggaaccGATTTGAGAAGAGAGCGAGGGAATGAGGTTGGTCGTTTCATTTTCCCCCGGTGTATGTCATTTTCCCGCCAATCCAAAAAGCACAATAATACGACCATTGGCGCCAATCAACAGAAAAGCTTATTTTTATGATCGAATGAGCGCAGTTCCGATGGCGTTGGAAAAAGAGCAACcaagaaaggaagaaatgggttccaaaaacaaaaacaaaaccctacTGGATCTCTTCCAACCCACTGCCTCCTCCGCCAAACGCTTGAAAACCGATTCCATCAGAGCCACACACTCTGACTCTGTCTCGCCTGTACCACCACCATCCCATGATGACTCTTCCTCTTCCGACCTCACCGCCCAGCAAAAGTCACGCATGGAATTCCAGAAGCTGCTCGCCAAAGCCAGACGCAACCTCTCTATCTGCTCCAACAGACTCTCCAACTCCAACTCCAAAGGtaacttattttaatttaatcaattagacaacaacaaatttcatttcattttcattctgatataattaattattaatttaggtGAAGGAGTGAAACTGGAGGAGCTACTGGTGGAGGAGACGTGGTTGGAAGCGTTCCCCTCGGAGCTTCAGAAACCCTACGCCAAGACCCTCTCCAAGTTCGTCGAGAATGAGATTTGCGGCGGCGCCCTTCCCATCTACCCGCCTACTCACTTGATCTTCAACGCTCTCAACTCCACCCCTTTTGACCGGGTCAAGGCTGTCATCCTGGGTCAGGACCCGTATCATGGCCCGGGTCAAGCGATgggcctctctttctctgttcCTGAGGGTGTCAAGGTTCCCTCAAGTCTCGTTAATATATTCAAGGAACTCCACCAAGATCTTGGCTGTTCAATTCCCTCTCATGGCAATCTTGAAAAA
The window above is part of the Prunus dulcis chromosome 1, ALMONDv2, whole genome shotgun sequence genome. Proteins encoded here:
- the LOC117614932 gene encoding uracil-DNA glycosylase, mitochondrial, producing MRLVVSFSPGVCHFPANPKSTIIRPLAPINRKAYFYDRMSAVPMALEKEQPRKEEMGSKNKNKTLLDLFQPTASSAKRLKTDSIRATHSDSVSPVPPPSHDDSSSSDLTAQQKSRMEFQKLLAKARRNLSICSNRLSNSNSKGEGVKLEELLVEETWLEAFPSELQKPYAKTLSKFVENEICGGALPIYPPTHLIFNALNSTPFDRVKAVILGQDPYHGPGQAMGLSFSVPEGVKVPSSLVNIFKELHQDLGCSIPSHGNLEKWAVQGVLLLNAVLTVRNHQANSHAKKGWEQFTDAVIKTISQKREGVVFLLWGNSAQQKSKLIDESKHHILKAAHPSGLSANRGFFGCRHFSRTNQLLEEMGIPSIDWQL